The proteins below are encoded in one region of Epinephelus lanceolatus isolate andai-2023 chromosome 7, ASM4190304v1, whole genome shotgun sequence:
- the dele1 gene encoding death ligand signal enhancer isoform X2, protein MWRVQGFVGRVLHRCHGNNNPLRLPQNQGQSQGLGEVEVINNSAVLSTSRHSSDGSSQKEEDGERRKKQRTFQFGYAELPRYTALDAVGWGAAAALFMQICRRIHSQFSSNTEPSPIPGALTTPSTLHKCGYRILLEILSRRDVLPRGRSVLCLQGVPERQNQDQSPAQSSSSSSSSSSSSSSCSGDASDHSSSEQDHLTANCSISDQQRALLNHDSPVPEEPLLSASCPLQNDADRGNTQTKDARDKDLLSDEERLAGAALNLRHVGETSIPVVLNIIGLESAKSENYEEAFTCFLAAAKQGYSKAQFNTGVCYEKGRGVSMDKEKALYYYWQAAAGGHRQAQYRYAKLLLTSRGHQSLEELNTAISLLEEAAAAGLTKAQVCLASVYTQEPVRDGSRSVQYLKMAAESGDDTALLFLGQCFESGFGVQQNLRTAIEYYKRAAQAGNKQAKSLLQSPNDTFKDTLLRSIRSAPCFSVVDRRLQQPLSSLASHVPPSTSRPVPLPLLPHSWSTGSLCVPPALSTTPLHLYPCSTEGGTCQWTVGIGI, encoded by the exons ATGTGGAGAGTTCAAGGTTTTGTTGGAAGAG TTCTACATCGatgccatggcaacaacaacccCCTGCGGCTGCCCCAGAATCAGGGGCAGTCTCAGGGACTGGGGGAGGTTGAGGTCATCAACAACTCAGCTGTCCTCTCCACCTCCCGACACTCCTCTGACGGCAG ctctcagaaagaggaagatggagagaggaggaagaaacagaggACCTTTCAGTTTGGCTACGCTGAGCTTCCACGTTACACAGCCCTAGATGCTGTGGGATGG GGGGCTGCAGCAGCTCTGTTCATGCAGATCTGCAGGAGGATCCACTCCCAGTTCTCCTCAAACACTGAGCCCAGTCCGATCCCTGGGGCCCTGACAACACCCTCAACCTTACATAAGTGTGGCTACCGCATTTTGCTGGAGATCT TGTCCAGACGTGATGTCCTGCCCAGAGGAAGGAGTGTGTTGTGTCTGCAGGGGGTGCCAGAGAGACAGAACCAAGATCAGTCCCCGgctcagagcagcagcagcagcagcagcagcagcagcagtagtagcagttgTTCAGGTGATGCCAGTGatcacagcagcagtgagcaggaCCATCTGACTGCTAACTGCTCCATCTCTGACCAGCAGAGGGCACTCCTGAACCACGATTCTCCTGTACCGG AGGAACCACTTCTGTCAGCGTCCTGTCCTCTGCAGAATGATGCCGACCGAggcaacacacagacaaaagatGCTAGAGACAAG GACTTGTTGTCAGATGAGGAGAGGCTGGCAGGAGCAGCACTGAATCTCAGACATGTGGGAGAAACCAGTATTCCTGTTGTCCTCAACATCATTG GTCTCGAAAGTGCCAAGAGTGAGAACTACGAGGAAGCTTTTACATGCTTCCTTGCTGCAGCTAAGCAGGGTTACAGCAAGGCCCAGTTCAACACCGGTGTGTGCTATGAGAAAGGCAGAGGAGTCAGCATGGACAAAGAGAAG gCTCTATATTACTACTGGCAGGCAGCAgctgggggtcacagacaggctcAGTACCGCTATGCAAAGCTGCTCCTGACCAGCAGGGGGCACCAGAGTTTAGAGGAGCTAAACACAGCCATCAGTTTACTGGAAgaggctgctgcagctggaCTCACCAAG GCGCAGGTCTGCCTCGCCTCGGTTTACACTCAGGAGCCGGTGAGAGATGGGAGCAGATCTGTGCAGTACCTGAAGATGGCAGCAGAGAGCGGA GACGACACTGCCCTGCTCTTCCTGGGTCAGTGTTTCGAGAGCGGCTTTGGGGTGCAGCAGAATCTGAGGACAGCCATTGAATACTACAAACGAGCCGCTCAAGCAGGCAACAAGCAGGCCAAGAGTTTACTGCAGTCTCCCAATGATACATTCA AAGATACGCTGCTGCGCTCCATCCGTTCAGCTCCATGTTTCTCCGTAGTCGACCGGCGGCTCCAGCAGCCGCTCTCCTCTCTGGCCAGTCATGTCCCTCCCTCCACCAGTCGCCCCGTCCCGCTTCCCCTCCTGCCTCACTCCTGGAGCACCGGGAGCCTGTGTGTCCCGCCAGCGCTGTCCACCACGCCTCTTCACCTCTATCCCTGCAGCACTGAGGGAGGAACCTGCCAGTGGACTGTAGGGATAGGTATATAG
- the dele1 gene encoding death ligand signal enhancer isoform X1 — translation MWRVQGFVGRVLHRCHGNNNPLRLPQNQGQSQGLGEVEVINNSAVLSTSRHSSDGSSQKEEDGERRKKQRTFQFGYAELPRYTALDAVGWGAAAALFMQICRRIHSQFSSNTEPSPIPGALTTPSTLHKCGYRILLEILSRRDVLPRGRSVLCLQGVPERQNQDQSPAQSSSSSSSSSSSSSSCSGDASDHSSSEQDHLTANCSISDQQRALLNHDSPVPEEPLLSASCPLQNDADRGNTQTKDARDKDLLSDEERLAGAALNLRHVGETSIPVVLNIIGLESAKSENYEEAFTCFLAAAKQGYSKAQFNTGVCYEKGRGVSMDKEKALYYYWQAAAGGHRQAQYRYAKLLLTSRGHQSLEELNTAISLLEEAAAAGLTKAQVCLASVYTQEPVRDGSRSVQYLKMAAESGDDTALLFLGQCFESGFGVQQNLRTAIEYYKRAAQAGNKQAKSLLQSPNDTFSKEDTLLRSIRSAPCFSVVDRRLQQPLSSLASHVPPSTSRPVPLPLLPHSWSTGSLCVPPALSTTPLHLYPCSTEGGTCQWTVGIGI, via the exons ATGTGGAGAGTTCAAGGTTTTGTTGGAAGAG TTCTACATCGatgccatggcaacaacaacccCCTGCGGCTGCCCCAGAATCAGGGGCAGTCTCAGGGACTGGGGGAGGTTGAGGTCATCAACAACTCAGCTGTCCTCTCCACCTCCCGACACTCCTCTGACGGCAG ctctcagaaagaggaagatggagagaggaggaagaaacagaggACCTTTCAGTTTGGCTACGCTGAGCTTCCACGTTACACAGCCCTAGATGCTGTGGGATGG GGGGCTGCAGCAGCTCTGTTCATGCAGATCTGCAGGAGGATCCACTCCCAGTTCTCCTCAAACACTGAGCCCAGTCCGATCCCTGGGGCCCTGACAACACCCTCAACCTTACATAAGTGTGGCTACCGCATTTTGCTGGAGATCT TGTCCAGACGTGATGTCCTGCCCAGAGGAAGGAGTGTGTTGTGTCTGCAGGGGGTGCCAGAGAGACAGAACCAAGATCAGTCCCCGgctcagagcagcagcagcagcagcagcagcagcagcagtagtagcagttgTTCAGGTGATGCCAGTGatcacagcagcagtgagcaggaCCATCTGACTGCTAACTGCTCCATCTCTGACCAGCAGAGGGCACTCCTGAACCACGATTCTCCTGTACCGG AGGAACCACTTCTGTCAGCGTCCTGTCCTCTGCAGAATGATGCCGACCGAggcaacacacagacaaaagatGCTAGAGACAAG GACTTGTTGTCAGATGAGGAGAGGCTGGCAGGAGCAGCACTGAATCTCAGACATGTGGGAGAAACCAGTATTCCTGTTGTCCTCAACATCATTG GTCTCGAAAGTGCCAAGAGTGAGAACTACGAGGAAGCTTTTACATGCTTCCTTGCTGCAGCTAAGCAGGGTTACAGCAAGGCCCAGTTCAACACCGGTGTGTGCTATGAGAAAGGCAGAGGAGTCAGCATGGACAAAGAGAAG gCTCTATATTACTACTGGCAGGCAGCAgctgggggtcacagacaggctcAGTACCGCTATGCAAAGCTGCTCCTGACCAGCAGGGGGCACCAGAGTTTAGAGGAGCTAAACACAGCCATCAGTTTACTGGAAgaggctgctgcagctggaCTCACCAAG GCGCAGGTCTGCCTCGCCTCGGTTTACACTCAGGAGCCGGTGAGAGATGGGAGCAGATCTGTGCAGTACCTGAAGATGGCAGCAGAGAGCGGA GACGACACTGCCCTGCTCTTCCTGGGTCAGTGTTTCGAGAGCGGCTTTGGGGTGCAGCAGAATCTGAGGACAGCCATTGAATACTACAAACGAGCCGCTCAAGCAGGCAACAAGCAGGCCAAGAGTTTACTGCAGTCTCCCAATGATACATTCAGTAAGG AAGATACGCTGCTGCGCTCCATCCGTTCAGCTCCATGTTTCTCCGTAGTCGACCGGCGGCTCCAGCAGCCGCTCTCCTCTCTGGCCAGTCATGTCCCTCCCTCCACCAGTCGCCCCGTCCCGCTTCCCCTCCTGCCTCACTCCTGGAGCACCGGGAGCCTGTGTGTCCCGCCAGCGCTGTCCACCACGCCTCTTCACCTCTATCCCTGCAGCACTGAGGGAGGAACCTGCCAGTGGACTGTAGGGATAGGTATATAG